One Vidua chalybeata isolate OUT-0048 chromosome 22, bVidCha1 merged haplotype, whole genome shotgun sequence genomic region harbors:
- the ERRFI1 gene encoding ERBB receptor feedback inhibitor 1 isoform X1: MSTAGVAAQEMRVPLKTGFLHTSQGMGSLKTCWGTHSGFENTFFNVDPIAVTYNLNPSAEHHLPSIGHSSNQASMNDHVAGSCIQVPSQKSSPPPLSPKNEQPISRYDDHLVPGFSKLSLTMGCVSEETPPHMPIKNGPIQFLSASSNDRSCRPLPPLPISEDFTPDEVDKEVEFLTSSDTDFLLEDYELPPFKSGAPSRRSFRGCGQINYAYFDAPTGPKPEDANPTQSLNVYISSIYPPPQQLHRRLRRSHSGPAGSLNKPIVRLTGHLNRSSPTSDEDKPEIPPRVPIPPRALKPDYRRWSAEVASSAYSDEDRPPKVPPREPLSRSNSRTPSPKSLPSYLNGVMPPTQSFAPDPKYVSSKALQRQNSEGSSNRVPCILPIIENGKKASSTHYYLLPERPPYLDKYEKFFREAEERSSNTEVQSWSGDCTATSAPIKLDSKPRMDIGGPLKRKHLSYVVSP, encoded by the exons ATGTCAACTGCAGGAGTTGCTGCTCAGGAGATGAGAGTCCCCTTAAAAACCGGATTTCTTCACACCAGTCAAGGCATGGGCAGTCTGAAAACCTGCTGGGGTACCCACAGTGGATTCGAAAA tactttCTTTAACGTGGACCCTATAGCAGTGACATATAACTTAAACCCATCAGCCGAGCACCATTTGCCATCCATCG GGCATTCTTCCAACCAGGCTTCCATGAATGACCACGTTGCTGGAAGTTGCATCCAAGTCCCATCTCAGAAATCCAGTCCACCTCCTTTAAGTCCCAAAAATGAGCAGCCAATTTCAAGGTACGATGACCATCTCGTTCCTGGCTTTAGTAAACTGTCATTAACCATGGGCTGTGTTTCTGAAGAAACTCCCCCTCACATGCCAATAAAAAATGGACCAATTCAATTTCTGTCTGCGTCTTCTAATGATCGCAGCTGCAGGCCACTACCCCCTCTGCCTATATCTGAAGACTTTACTCCAGATGAGGTTGACAAAGAGGTAGAATTCCTGACTAGCTCAGATACTGACTTTTTGTTAGAAGATTATGAACTTCCTCCTTTTAAATCCGGTGCTCCAAGCCGTCGGAGCTTTAGGGGCTGTGGACAAATCAACTATGCGTACTTTGATGCCCCAACAGGACCAAAACCAGAAGATGCCAACCCTACCCAAAGCCTAAATGTGTACATATCCAGTATTTATCCtcccccacagcagctgcatcGACGCCTGCGAAGGTCCCATTCCGGGCCAGCTGGATCTCTCAATAAACCCATAGTAAGACTAACTGGACACTTAAACAGGTCGTCTCCAACTTCTGATGAAGACAAACCAGAGATTCCACCAAGGGTTCCCATACCCCCACGGGCTCTCAAACCAGACTACAGAAGGTGGTCAGCAGAAGTGGCTTCCAGTGCGTACAGTGATGAAGACAGGCCTCCCAAAGTGCCTCCCCGAGAACCTTTGTCACGCAGCAATTCCCGCACCCCCAGTCCCAAAAGCCTCCCATCATACCTCAATGGGGTTATGCCCCCCACCCAGAGCTTTGCACCTGATCCTAAGTATGTCAGCAGCAAAGCTCTACAAAGACAAAACAGTGAAGGATCTTCCAACAGGGTCCCTTGCATTCTTCCAATTATTGAAAACGGTAAGAAGGCCAGTTCAACGCACTACTATCTGCTACCAGAGAGACCTCCGTATTTGGACAAGTATGAGAAATTCTTTAGAGAAGCAGAGGAGAGGAGCTCTAACACTGAGGTTCAGTCCTGGTCTGGTGACTGCACAGCCACCTCAGCCCCAATAAAACTGGACTCAAAACCCAGAATGGACATAGGTGGTCCCCTGAAACGAAAACACCTGTCCTATGTGGTTTCCCCTTAG
- the ERRFI1 gene encoding ERBB receptor feedback inhibitor 1 isoform X2 produces MNDHVAGSCIQVPSQKSSPPPLSPKNEQPISRYDDHLVPGFSKLSLTMGCVSEETPPHMPIKNGPIQFLSASSNDRSCRPLPPLPISEDFTPDEVDKEVEFLTSSDTDFLLEDYELPPFKSGAPSRRSFRGCGQINYAYFDAPTGPKPEDANPTQSLNVYISSIYPPPQQLHRRLRRSHSGPAGSLNKPIVRLTGHLNRSSPTSDEDKPEIPPRVPIPPRALKPDYRRWSAEVASSAYSDEDRPPKVPPREPLSRSNSRTPSPKSLPSYLNGVMPPTQSFAPDPKYVSSKALQRQNSEGSSNRVPCILPIIENGKKASSTHYYLLPERPPYLDKYEKFFREAEERSSNTEVQSWSGDCTATSAPIKLDSKPRMDIGGPLKRKHLSYVVSP; encoded by the coding sequence ATGAATGACCACGTTGCTGGAAGTTGCATCCAAGTCCCATCTCAGAAATCCAGTCCACCTCCTTTAAGTCCCAAAAATGAGCAGCCAATTTCAAGGTACGATGACCATCTCGTTCCTGGCTTTAGTAAACTGTCATTAACCATGGGCTGTGTTTCTGAAGAAACTCCCCCTCACATGCCAATAAAAAATGGACCAATTCAATTTCTGTCTGCGTCTTCTAATGATCGCAGCTGCAGGCCACTACCCCCTCTGCCTATATCTGAAGACTTTACTCCAGATGAGGTTGACAAAGAGGTAGAATTCCTGACTAGCTCAGATACTGACTTTTTGTTAGAAGATTATGAACTTCCTCCTTTTAAATCCGGTGCTCCAAGCCGTCGGAGCTTTAGGGGCTGTGGACAAATCAACTATGCGTACTTTGATGCCCCAACAGGACCAAAACCAGAAGATGCCAACCCTACCCAAAGCCTAAATGTGTACATATCCAGTATTTATCCtcccccacagcagctgcatcGACGCCTGCGAAGGTCCCATTCCGGGCCAGCTGGATCTCTCAATAAACCCATAGTAAGACTAACTGGACACTTAAACAGGTCGTCTCCAACTTCTGATGAAGACAAACCAGAGATTCCACCAAGGGTTCCCATACCCCCACGGGCTCTCAAACCAGACTACAGAAGGTGGTCAGCAGAAGTGGCTTCCAGTGCGTACAGTGATGAAGACAGGCCTCCCAAAGTGCCTCCCCGAGAACCTTTGTCACGCAGCAATTCCCGCACCCCCAGTCCCAAAAGCCTCCCATCATACCTCAATGGGGTTATGCCCCCCACCCAGAGCTTTGCACCTGATCCTAAGTATGTCAGCAGCAAAGCTCTACAAAGACAAAACAGTGAAGGATCTTCCAACAGGGTCCCTTGCATTCTTCCAATTATTGAAAACGGTAAGAAGGCCAGTTCAACGCACTACTATCTGCTACCAGAGAGACCTCCGTATTTGGACAAGTATGAGAAATTCTTTAGAGAAGCAGAGGAGAGGAGCTCTAACACTGAGGTTCAGTCCTGGTCTGGTGACTGCACAGCCACCTCAGCCCCAATAAAACTGGACTCAAAACCCAGAATGGACATAGGTGGTCCCCTGAAACGAAAACACCTGTCCTATGTGGTTTCCCCTTAG